A single region of the Bacillota bacterium genome encodes:
- a CDS encoding glutaconate CoA-transferase, translated as MNVQNKVMTLEEAISKFVRDGDCIAFGGFVTNKKPYAA; from the coding sequence ATGAACGTTCAAAACAAAGTCATGACCCTGGAAGAAGCCATTAGTAAGTTTGTTCGTGATGGCGACTGCATCGCATTCGGCGGTTTCGTGACCAATAAGAAACCGTACGCGGCGG
- a CDS encoding C_GCAxxG_C_C family protein — MSLNLALEARNKAGDYYRQGFNCAESVLLTGRELLAPDWDLQIIKMATPLGGGIGRAGCVCGALNASIMVLGMLHGRTDCKTERREIGQHARKIYELFVQNFGSPCCSKLNFNEFDNEAHYRRCLKIVGGTAKILFEYLESQNLLPGQSED; from the coding sequence GTGTCATTAAATTTGGCCTTAGAGGCCCGTAACAAAGCAGGGGATTATTACCGGCAGGGGTTTAACTGCGCTGAGTCAGTATTACTGACTGGGCGAGAGCTATTAGCACCCGATTGGGATTTACAAATAATTAAAATGGCCACCCCACTGGGAGGGGGTATTGGTCGTGCCGGTTGTGTATGTGGGGCTCTAAACGCGTCTATCATGGTGCTTGGTATGCTGCACGGGCGAACCGACTGCAAAACTGAACGCCGGGAAATTGGACAACACGCGCGCAAGATCTATGAACTCTTTGTGCAAAATTTTGGTTCTCCGTGTTGCAGCAAACTAAACTTCAATGAGTTTGATAATGAGGCCCACTACCGCCGGTGTTTGAAAATTGTTGGTGGTACCGCCAAAATATTGTTCGAGTATCTGGAGAGCCAAAACCTACTGCCCGGGCAATCTGAAGACTGA